One part of the uncultured Bacteroides sp. genome encodes these proteins:
- the pflB gene encoding formate C-acetyltransferase translates to MELNKTFKNGVWSKEINVRDFVLTNITPYDGDASFLAGATERTKKIWNLCLAAIAEERANNGVRSIDNKTVSTISSHKAGYIDKENELIVGLQTDELLKRAIKPFGGINVVAKSCKENGLEVDEKVKDIFTHYRKTHNEGVFDVYTDEIRSFRSLGFLTGLPDNYARGRVIGDYRRLALYGLDRLIEAKNEDLHNLTGPMTEARIRTREEVKEQIKALNEMKVMGEYYGLDLSRPAYTAQEAVQWVYMAYLAAVKEQDGAAMSLGNVSSFLDIYIDYELSQGTIDESFAQELIDQFVIKLRMVRHLRMGSYNDIFAGDPTWVTESLGGRFNDGRHKVTKTSFRFLQTLYNLGASPEPNLTVLWSPELPEGFKDFCAKVSIDTSSIQYENDDLMRSIRHSDDYGIACCVSFQDIGRQIQFFGARTNLAKALLLAINGGRCENTGTLMVKGIPALKSDVLDFDEVMANYKIVLKEVARVYNDAMNIIHYMHDKYYYEKAQMAFIDTNPRINLAYGAAGLSIAADSLSAIKFAKVTARRNELGLTEGFDIDGEFPFYGNDDDKVDTLAVDLTHYFSEELSKLPIYKNARPTLSILTITSNVMYGKKTGATPDGRKKGVAFAPGANPMHGRDQKGAIASLTSVAKINYDDAQDGVSNTFSIVPKSLGVTAEDRVENLVSMMDGYFSKGAHHLNVNVLNREMLEDAMEHPENYPQLTIRVSGYAVNFVSLSREHQLEVISRSFHSKM, encoded by the coding sequence ATGGAATTGAATAAAACCTTTAAAAACGGTGTTTGGAGCAAAGAAATCAATGTAAGAGATTTCGTTCTTACTAATATCACTCCTTATGATGGAGATGCTTCCTTCCTCGCAGGTGCTACAGAACGTACTAAAAAAATCTGGAATTTATGTCTTGCTGCTATTGCAGAAGAAAGAGCAAACAACGGAGTTCGCTCTATTGATAATAAAACTGTATCAACAATTTCTTCACATAAAGCTGGTTATATTGATAAGGAAAACGAACTTATCGTTGGCTTGCAAACCGATGAACTTCTAAAAAGAGCTATCAAACCTTTCGGAGGTATTAACGTTGTTGCTAAATCATGCAAAGAAAATGGTCTTGAAGTAGACGAAAAGGTAAAAGATATCTTTACTCATTACCGTAAAACTCACAACGAAGGTGTTTTTGATGTATATACAGACGAAATTCGCTCTTTCCGTTCTCTTGGTTTCTTAACTGGTTTACCTGATAATTATGCTCGTGGCCGTGTAATTGGTGATTACCGCCGATTGGCTCTTTATGGTCTTGACAGATTGATTGAAGCTAAAAATGAAGATCTTCACAATCTTACCGGTCCAATGACTGAAGCGCGTATCAGAACACGTGAAGAGGTTAAGGAACAGATCAAAGCTTTGAACGAAATGAAAGTGATGGGCGAATATTACGGATTAGATCTTTCTCGTCCTGCATATACTGCTCAGGAAGCTGTTCAATGGGTATATATGGCTTATCTTGCTGCTGTTAAGGAACAAGATGGTGCTGCTATGTCTCTTGGAAATGTTTCTTCTTTCCTTGATATCTATATTGATTACGAATTAAGTCAGGGAACAATTGATGAATCTTTTGCTCAGGAATTAATTGACCAATTCGTTATCAAGCTTCGTATGGTTCGCCACTTGAGAATGGGTTCTTACAATGATATCTTTGCCGGAGACCCAACATGGGTAACCGAATCTCTTGGTGGTCGTTTTAACGATGGCCGTCATAAAGTAACAAAGACTTCATTCCGTTTCTTACAAACTCTATATAACTTAGGTGCTTCTCCAGAACCAAACTTAACTGTTCTTTGGTCGCCTGAACTGCCTGAAGGATTCAAAGATTTCTGTGCTAAGGTTTCTATTGATACTTCTTCTATCCAGTATGAAAATGATGACTTAATGCGTTCTATCCGTCACAGTGACGATTACGGAATTGCTTGTTGCGTTTCCTTCCAGGATATAGGTAGACAGATTCAGTTCTTCGGTGCACGTACCAACCTGGCTAAAGCATTATTGCTTGCTATCAACGGCGGACGTTGCGAAAACACCGGAACATTAATGGTTAAGGGTATTCCAGCTTTGAAGAGCGATGTGCTCGACTTTGATGAAGTAATGGCTAACTATAAGATTGTTTTGAAAGAAGTTGCTCGTGTTTATAATGACGCGATGAACATTATTCACTACATGCACGATAAGTATTACTACGAAAAAGCTCAGATGGCGTTTATTGATACTAATCCTCGTATTAATCTTGCTTACGGTGCTGCCGGATTATCTATTGCTGCCGATTCTCTTTCTGCAATTAAATTTGCAAAGGTTACTGCTCGTCGTAATGAGCTTGGCCTGACTGAAGGATTTGACATTGACGGAGAATTCCCATTCTATGGTAATGATGATGATAAAGTAGATACTTTAGCTGTAGACCTGACTCACTATTTCAGTGAAGAACTTAGTAAGCTTCCTATCTACAAGAATGCACGCCCTACTCTTTCTATCCTTACAATTACTTCGAATGTAATGTACGGTAAGAAAACTGGTGCAACTCCTGACGGACGTAAAAAGGGTGTAGCTTTTGCTCCGGGTGCAAACCCAATGCACGGACGTGATCAGAAAGGTGCTATTGCTTCTCTTACTTCTGTAGCAAAAATCAATTATGATGATGCTCAGGACGGTGTTAGTAATACATTCTCAATCGTTCCTAAATCTCTTGGTGTAACAGCTGAAGATCGTGTTGAAAATCTTGTTTCAATGATGGATGGTTACTTCAGCAAAGGTGCTCACCACTTGAATGTGAATGTATTGAACCGCGAAATGCTGGAAGATGCAATGGAACATCCTGAAAACTATCCACAGCTTACAATTCGTGTATCAGGTTACGCTGTAAACTTTGTCAGCCTGAGCCGCGAACATCAGTTGGAAGTTATTTCAAGAAGTTTCCACTCAAAGATGTGA
- the pflA gene encoding pyruvate formate-lyase-activating protein yields the protein MINVHSYESMGTFDGPGLRLVVFLQGCNFRCKYCANPDTITLKGGKPTEVEEIVRMALSQKAFFGKKGGITFSGGEPTLQAKELIPLFRRLREEGIHICLDSNGGNMNDDVKELLSLTDLVLLDIKEFNPNHHMILTERSNAQTLGTAAYLEEIKKPMWIRYVLVPGYSDFEEDIIAMCEHFKFYSMIKRIEILPYHTLGKHKYEALKKPYLLEEVKENTPAQLEHAQELFSRYFPEVYVN from the coding sequence ATGATCAACGTTCATTCATATGAATCAATGGGAACCTTTGATGGTCCCGGCCTGCGATTGGTAGTGTTCCTGCAAGGATGCAACTTTCGCTGTAAGTACTGTGCCAATCCTGATACTATTACTCTTAAAGGCGGCAAGCCAACAGAGGTTGAAGAGATTGTGCGCATGGCTCTCAGTCAGAAGGCTTTCTTCGGAAAGAAAGGTGGCATTACCTTTAGCGGAGGCGAACCTACTCTTCAGGCCAAGGAACTGATTCCTTTGTTCCGCAGATTGCGCGAGGAAGGAATTCACATCTGCCTTGATTCTAACGGAGGAAATATGAATGACGATGTGAAAGAACTTCTTTCACTAACGGATCTAGTTCTTTTGGATATAAAAGAATTCAATCCCAATCATCACATGATACTTACAGAACGCAGCAATGCCCAGACTTTGGGCACTGCTGCTTATCTGGAAGAAATTAAGAAACCCATGTGGATTCGTTATGTATTGGTTCCAGGATACAGCGATTTCGAGGAAGATATCATTGCCATGTGCGAACACTTCAAATTTTATTCCATGATTAAACGCATCGAAATACTTCCTTATCACACATTGGGAAAGCATAAATACGAAGCTTTAAAGAAGCCTTACCTACTGGAAGAGGTAAAAGAAAACACTCCGGCCCAACTGGAGCATGCACAGGAACTATTCTCCCGTTATTTCCCCGAGGTCTATGTAAATTGA
- a CDS encoding Smr/MutS family protein yields the protein MIYPHNFEQKIGFDTIRELLKGKCLSTLGKERVDNMCFSDKFAEIEEQLCQTTEFVRIIQEEDGFPDQYFFDVRPSLKKIRIEGTYLDEQEVFDLRRSLETINDIVKFLNRDDEEEKGFPYPHLRTLAGDIIVFPQLIGKIDQILNKYGKIKDNASAELARIRRELSNTMGSISRSLNAILRTAQSEGYVDKDVAPTMRDGRLVIPVAPAMKRKIKGIVHDESASGKTVFIEPAVVVEANNRIRELEGEERREIIRILVEFSKLLRPSVPEILQSYEFLAEIDFIRAKAHFSIQINAIQPALEDKQLIDWTDAVHPLLQLSLAKHGKKVVPLELELNKKQRILIISGPNAGGKSVCLKTVGLLQYMLQSGMLIPLHERSHAGIFSNLFIDIGDEQSIEDDLSTYSSHLLNMKNMMKGCNERSLILIDEFGGGTEPQIGGAIAESVLKRFNEKETFGVITTHYQNLKHFAEDHEGVVNGAMLYDRHIMQALFQLQIGNPGSSFAVEIARKIGLPEEVIADASQIVGSEYINADKYLQDIVRDKRYWENKRQNIRQREKQMEETIARYQKEIEELNSSRKEIIKKAKEDAELLLLESNAKIENTIRTIKEAQAEKEQTKLARKELSDFKESLEKAGSKEHEEKIARKMEKLLEKQGRKKDKKSSPEKIAHKEIKVEPLTPGCFVKIKGQTSVGELLEINGKNAVVAFGMIKTSIKLEKLERTNAQQPKKEQKSTFVSSQTQDEMYEKKLHFKQDLDVRGMRGDEALQAVTYFVDDAILVGMSRVRILHGTGTGILRQLIRQYLQTVPGVAHFQDEHVQFGGAGITVVDLS from the coding sequence ATGATATATCCCCATAACTTTGAACAGAAGATAGGATTCGACACCATCCGCGAATTACTGAAAGGAAAATGTCTTAGCACACTTGGTAAAGAGCGTGTAGATAACATGTGCTTTTCCGATAAGTTTGCCGAGATTGAAGAACAATTATGCCAGACAACGGAGTTTGTCCGCATCATTCAGGAAGAGGATGGATTCCCCGATCAATACTTTTTTGATGTGCGACCTTCGCTAAAGAAGATTCGCATTGAAGGCACTTACCTGGACGAACAGGAAGTGTTCGATCTTCGTCGTTCACTGGAAACCATTAATGATATTGTTAAATTTCTGAATCGTGATGATGAGGAGGAAAAGGGATTCCCCTACCCTCATTTAAGAACTCTTGCCGGAGACATTATTGTGTTTCCTCAACTTATTGGCAAGATTGATCAGATTCTGAACAAATATGGGAAGATTAAAGACAATGCTTCGGCCGAACTGGCACGTATCCGAAGAGAATTAAGTAATACGATGGGGAGTATTTCCCGTAGCTTGAATGCTATTCTCCGCACAGCACAAAGTGAAGGTTATGTGGACAAAGATGTAGCACCAACCATGCGCGACGGACGATTGGTGATTCCTGTTGCTCCGGCTATGAAGCGTAAAATCAAAGGTATTGTACACGATGAATCGGCCAGTGGAAAGACTGTATTTATTGAACCTGCCGTGGTTGTGGAGGCAAACAACCGAATCCGTGAGCTGGAAGGTGAAGAACGAAGGGAAATTATCCGCATCTTAGTTGAATTCTCCAAATTGCTACGTCCTTCCGTTCCTGAAATTCTTCAAAGTTACGAGTTCCTTGCCGAGATTGATTTTATTCGCGCCAAGGCTCATTTCTCCATACAGATCAATGCCATTCAACCTGCTTTGGAAGACAAGCAACTTATTGACTGGACCGATGCGGTTCACCCGTTATTGCAGTTATCTTTAGCGAAGCACGGCAAAAAAGTTGTGCCGCTGGAGCTGGAACTAAACAAGAAACAACGCATACTTATTATATCGGGGCCAAATGCCGGTGGTAAATCCGTATGCCTTAAAACTGTAGGTTTACTTCAATATATGCTACAAAGCGGTATGCTTATTCCGCTTCACGAAAGAAGTCACGCCGGAATATTCAGCAATTTGTTTATTGACATTGGCGACGAACAGTCTATCGAGGACGATTTAAGTACATATAGCTCGCATCTGCTCAACATGAAAAACATGATGAAGGGATGCAACGAACGAAGTCTTATCCTTATTGATGAGTTTGGTGGCGGTACAGAGCCACAAATTGGTGGTGCCATTGCTGAATCTGTCCTGAAACGTTTCAATGAAAAAGAAACTTTCGGGGTTATTACTACTCACTATCAGAACCTGAAGCATTTTGCCGAAGATCATGAAGGCGTGGTAAACGGAGCCATGCTTTATGACAGACACATAATGCAGGCACTTTTCCAACTTCAAATTGGTAATCCGGGCAGTTCTTTCGCTGTGGAAATTGCTCGTAAGATTGGACTTCCGGAAGAAGTCATCGCAGATGCTTCACAAATTGTAGGAAGCGAATACATCAATGCGGATAAATATCTGCAGGACATTGTACGCGATAAGCGATACTGGGAAAATAAACGTCAGAACATCCGCCAACGTGAAAAACAGATGGAGGAAACCATTGCCCGCTATCAAAAAGAGATTGAAGAACTAAACAGTTCACGTAAGGAAATCATTAAAAAGGCGAAGGAAGATGCCGAGCTATTGCTTTTAGAATCAAATGCTAAAATTGAGAATACTATTCGTACCATCAAAGAAGCACAGGCTGAAAAGGAGCAAACCAAGCTGGCACGTAAAGAGTTGAGCGACTTTAAGGAGTCTTTAGAAAAGGCAGGTTCAAAAGAACATGAGGAAAAGATTGCCCGTAAAATGGAAAAGCTGCTTGAAAAACAGGGCCGTAAAAAGGACAAGAAAAGTTCGCCAGAAAAGATCGCTCATAAAGAAATTAAAGTTGAGCCATTAACCCCAGGTTGCTTTGTAAAGATCAAAGGGCAGACATCCGTAGGTGAATTGCTTGAGATTAACGGCAAAAATGCAGTTGTTGCCTTTGGTATGATCAAAACATCCATTAAACTTGAGAAACTAGAGCGAACAAATGCTCAGCAACCTAAAAAAGAGCAGAAAAGTACGTTTGTAAGTTCGCAAACTCAGGATGAGATGTACGAAAAGAAGCTGCACTTCAAACAAGACCTCGACGTTCGTGGTATGCGTGGCGATGAGGCTCTGCAGGCCGTAACCTATTTCGTTGACGATGCAATTCTGGTAGGCATGAGTAGGGTTCGTATTCTTCACGGAACAGGAACCGGTATTCTGCGACAGCTTATACGGCAATATCTGCAAACAGTACCTGGTGTTGCCCATTTCCAGGACGAACATGTGCAGTTTGGTGGAGCAGGAATTACAGTTGTTGATCTTTCATAA